The DNA region TATACCGAGCCAATCCAAAAATAGTAATCCAGCTGCTTCGCCTCCTGTGCTAAGGTAAGCACCAATAAGTGCCTCAACAGCATCAGCAACCTTCTTAAACTTTAGCTTTCTTCTCCCtctaacatatattttttttgctTTACACAGTGTTTCCTCATTTAATGAGTAACTTCCACAATTATAACCAGGAATCATCCAATCTTTGGGATCGAAAGGCTCATCACGGATAAACCCCTGCAGTTTCCAAAGCATATTAAAGAGAGAACTGACTATATAACAACACAattggataaattaaataaatatctaGAAGACAACTTACCGGAAGTTTCTTGTCACATCCTAGCATGGACAGAGCtgtatttgaaataattttttccttCCTAATACTAAGAAGGCCCTCGTGATGATTTGGATATTTTTTGAAAAGCTGTTGACAAACAGCATACTTCAAGAAAGAGTCACCAAGAGTCTCTAGTGATTCCAAATGAAAGTTTTCTAGGCACTTTTTGGTAGTAATTGCCTCCAAAACCTACCAAGCATGGTTGAGCCAAGTCAAACACAAACATATAAAATGCAACACTTAACAGTACATATCACAAGGATGTGATACATACTGTTTGTTTTCTCAATAATACTTCAGCAGATAATTTTAAGATGTAATACATATTTCTATAAAGCATAGGTGGCTCTGAAAAGAGGAATTCAAAAGTATGCTAGCTCACCTTCATAGTTGGAATGGCAACATTTTGCACGCAATGATCCAAATGCATCTTTTTCAAGCTGGTAGCAAGGAGCAAAGACTCGAGTCGATGCATGATTGATGGAAGAAATGTGAAAGAATAAAATGTGCTAATCGATATGGGAGACATTACTACACAACAAAGCTCAGGAGGCAATTCTACCAATGCGTTACTTGATTCTGCaacatgaataaaaaaattaatattaaaataaactgaACCGGTATGAAAACTTAGACAAAACCGATTTTGTACCAGATATTACGAAAATCTTAGTTTCTCTATAAAAATCTTCCAGTATGAAAATTTGTTCTTAACAGTTGAATTCAATTACAAAGATCATCTAAACCTATCCTTACTAATCTCAAAAAGGGAAGATGATAAGAGACAACATGcctttctctttctgttttctgcaCCTTTGAATGTGATTCTGCACGGGAAAAATATGTTGCCCAGCAAGGAAAGAGACTTGACTATAACATAAATTGATACCGTGGCTGTAATGTCACATGAGAATAGAGTTAATATCCAGAAATATAAGCATCACATATCCACATTAATTCTTTGGAAAATTACTAAAGAAATGCTTACCGTTGTTCATAATACTCCTTGTAAGTCATTAAGCGTCCATCACTCAACCTCAAAAGTGAATTTGCATTTATATTAGTTAAAAGACCACTGATAATATAAGCATGACCATTATGAGGAGTAGAGACCAACGAATTTTGGATCATGCAAGTGCACACCAGACCGCTTTTGATCTGTATCATACCAGCATTGCAGTTCACATGATTCTTGCAGGCCTTTTCATAAGAAAATGTGACAGAAGTAACTGACAACCAATCAATCAGAGGACTCTGGCCCACATAATTTGATGGGAGGAGTAGATAATCAATTTCAGAATTATTCCCCAAGGTATGGTCACATAACACCTCTGCCAACTTTTCAGCTTTACGATCCATAAGTACTTGAAAAACTGCAAGCTGAAACCTTCTACATAAGATAACCTACCAAAATGGAAAAAGCGCACAGaggataaaatgttaaaatatgaacACATTACAATATATTTTCTATTCTTATCACCCTAgaacaataataaaatttaaaaaatatatagtacCTGGTCAGAATTAAGACGTATTAGTCCAATATATTTCATGTTAACTGTTAATGTGCCCCTGTCAACTTCTAACTCAATATTCACTATGAACACATTACAATATATTTTCTATTCTTATCACCCTAgaacaataataaaatttaaaaaatatatagtacCTGGTCAGAATTAAGACGTATTAGTCCAATATATTTCATGCTAACTGTTAATGTGCCCCTGTCAACTTCTAACTCAATATTCACACTTTTTTCATCCATGTCAAACTGATTCCTGACAAGAAGCATGATGTTATGAACAGGAACCTCATAATCAAAGTTCTGCTTCAACTCCATTAAGTAGCAGTAGTACTTTGTCATGGAGTCCAGTGAACCCTTATTCACTAGTTCAGTTGGAAAGAAAATAGGTTGATCATCATTATAGGGCTCCTTTTCtacaaatcaaataattaaataaaataaaggaaaatcaGATACTTCTTCTAACAACTTTATATATCTTGAAATTACATACATTAATTATTGGAGATAAAGAAAATAAGGACATGCATTATTATTACCAATTTCTTCCACATCATGTTCTTCAAAAACAATATCAGGAACAAGATTGTCTGTTAAAGCACCAATTTGATGGAGTTTCTTGCATGCTTCAAAGCATgcttttttctttatgttttttatatcaCCCTGAACACAAACAGTTTGTATAGGGCAACTCTTGGGTAGAAGGAGGTTGCAAAGCCCCATTTGCTTGTCTATAACACACCTCGGAATAGGTTTAAAATACCTAGAgagaacaaaaaaaatacaagaaagaAGTAAAAACTATTAAGCCATGAATAACTCCCTAACTAAATAAAAAGGAAGAAGTAAGTCATTAAATATTAACAGAATGTGCAACAACCAATATTAATAATCACTAACCCATCTGCAGGGAGACGTGAGCAATAGAAGTACATTAGACCAACACTAGAACTAAGAGTCATACTTGCCCCTGTACTCACAACATGGTAAAACTCTTCATCATCTAAGCCCTCACTAAGAGGAGAACAAGGATATGATGCATGGCATAAAGATTCCTTTCTCATTACATCTCCACTAGTAAGATAGTTCTTCAGTCGAGAATGTGTAGAAAAATCCCCGCTACAATAACCAAACCAGAGCACTGTTAAGGCTCTCAGAAGTATAAAAATCAAGCAAATTAATAGGATTCCAAATGCTTTTTACCAAAGGTGATTGCATAATACTTTTGAAGGTGTtttaatggtaaccttatatataaaaagaaaaaggaaaaaaagtgatCTGTGGCAGCACTAGTAATAAAGATTTTTAAAACTTGAGAAATAATATTTGGCAAGGATTAGAAATATAGATTATTACCTCTTCAGCATTAATAGATAATCTGAGTTCTGCATTCTAGCACGTCCTTGAGACTGTATGAAACTACAAATTGTTGGTGAAGGATCAAATCTGATAATTAGGTTGCATGATTGAACATCCAAGCCTTCTTCAAGAATTGAAGTTGCAACGATTATATTAACCTGCAGGAATGGAATACCATCATTCGAATGCAGTGGATAACAGATACATTATTTATCTATTGTACGTGACATACCATGCCTTTGCGGAATTCTTCtacaatttcattttgttttttccTTGTCTGATTCTGCAATCCAGAGTTATTTCCCGCAATGTACTTAGTCTTCCAATTACTGTACCTGGGAAGCAATTCTCTGAATAGCGATTGAAGCACAACAGCTGTTATAAccctctcaacaaaaattatacATCTTATGTCCTTCAACACCCTGCATTATTGCACATAACAAAATGTCACAAATGATGAAAAGCAAAAACAAGGGCGATGGAATGAAGAGGTTTGTAGATCAATTTTGTCAAATTCATTCCTTAAAATCCTCTATACATCTCTATTGATGGCCTCATTACCTTTAGTTATTTATGCTTAACAAACAGAGTGAAAAATACACAGCAAACCATTCTTTAATCTTTGttgtattaaatatattaatgaaGCTGACTAtcttcccaaaataaactttaaattatCAGAAAGCAGAAAGATAACTTTCAAAGGAGGCAATACTATATTAGCACTTGGTAAACCGATAGAACACCGCATAAAAATATTATCAGTAATAACCATGTTACCTGTATTCGAATAAAGATTCAATAAGGCATAAAACTTTTGTGGTAAGAAACCCAGCAGCCACACTGCCTTTAACATCATTAGCTATGGTCCAATCCAGACCTATTTGtggaaacaaaaaaacaaaatatatttaagaaaaatgaTAAACACAACACATTATTAACTCACTCTAAGAGGAAAATACAAGTACCAGATGGCATGCATGTTTCAATTGCACGAAAAGCATCCACGCTGTAGCTCCTAATAATTTTCTCTCCAAAGACATCCAATTTCCCCCACATAAGAAGCTCACTTTCATAGCATGAAAAGCACTCTGCAGCCTATTACAAATGAACAGACTTGATGATATACATATATTGCACTTTGGCAAAAATAATTGGCTAAAAAGGTACCTTCAGAGCCAACCAAACACCAAGCTCATGTAAACAATGTATTAAAGCTGAATGTATCTTTGATAGTTTCTTTCTTGTAGATCCTGCTGCAGAAGCTTCAAGATCCAAATTATCCAACGAACATTCATGCTAAAAATCAGGGCATCTATTGTCAATACTCAGTATCCTACTAGGAAACAAAAAATGCATATTGAAGTATGGGCAAAAGAATCACATTCACACCTTCGAATTTCAACTAACACACAGAAGGATAGATAATAATCCATGAGAACACTATTTTCACTCCTCTTTGCATCCCAAGTactaaattagtaaaaaaaaaaatgtcATGCTAAGTGCAAGTTGTTTTAACTATGGATACAGCAgccaaaataaaattcaaatttagtaACTAGTAAAAAGTCACTCATAGAAGAGAGGAAATTTCTCACATTAAACTGGCGACATAGCAAAAGATTTCAACAAAGAATATGCACCTTTACTTTCAAAACAGCCAATTCCTCTACCAAGTGTGCATATAAAACATTTGGAATTGCCATATGTTGGTAAAACTTGAACTTTGGAGTCGCAAATGGAACAAACTGAGCAAGCACTGATGCACTTACACACGTATACACCTTCAATAGAGGAAAACATACCATATAAATATTGAAGTGTCATCTTCCTTGAATGACACACTTATGTCTCAAAAGATCAAATCATCAACAGAAGCATAAAATCTGAAATGAACAGAAACAGAAAAAGACCTTTGAGTTCATAATAGTCTCCAATTCATGGATCTTCTGCCAATAGCTATCAGCAGAGTTTGCCCCTAAGGTAATAGAGagggaaaaaaaaattcaaatactattaaaaaaaaaaaggaacaggTATAACGAATAACTAAACTAAAAGCTTGCTAATATCACCTTTTGAATTTATAGGAGAAGCAGTCATCCCAAAAATCCTAGGAAGATTAGATGCACCAGCTTCTAACGGGCGATGATAGAATTCCTATAATGAAAAGAAATCGTTGAGCAATATGACAACATAAAAATAATGTCTGGCTATAGCTATGAAGAAGTAAAACACACTTAAGGTAAAAGATAGAAAACAACATTTGACAACTCTATAAGTGTGAGCTGtcaatatatacaatttaattaaacattGTTAAATGCATAGCTTTCCACATTttaccatacatataaattttgtgGAGAACTATCATAAGATCAATAAGATAAAACATACAACAAAGCAGTCATATATACATGATGTGAATCATGATGATGCTTatagtaaacaaaataaaaatctaatgGAAGATGAATAGAAAGACAACTAACTCTCATAATAGAGGCATAAGGGTGCTTTCCTCGGGCATGATGGCATTCATCAATTATCAAAACCTTTATCATGTTTATCTTGAAGAAGCTATGCCTCAATCCGTCAAGTAAAATCTGAGGTGTCATCACAAGCACCTGTCAATGATAAATACATGTTATTGCTAACTGCATGTACCATAtctaagaaagaagaaaaatggacAGTTATTTAGAAACAGAAAACATTATGtaaaacaaattaaagaaaatgtCAGTGAAGTAGCCAGTACATCACACATCACATAGCACATACATAATCAACATGATGAATAAGTATTTGCTCTGAATCACCGCCATATCAACTAAATGATATATATTGAAAACCCCACCTCATATTTATCTATTTCTTGTTTCCACTTCTCCCCATCCCAAAAGTCAACCTGCATATCTCCCCAATACTTTCCAACATTCAAGTCCGTATGCATTTCCACAGCATCAGCTTGCTAATCATTATGTAAATCAGAAGAGATACAACAAATCAAAAGCTTTTTCTAAAAATAACATAGATAATGGCATGAATTGAAAAGAAAGATATGTTATTTGACACACTTGTTTAACCAGGACAACTTGGGGAACCAAGAAGACAGCGAAAAAAGGTGAGGGCTTGCGAATAAGATAGGCATAGCTGCGGAGAAGCATGATAGCGATCATTGTCTTGCCAGATCCAGTTTCCAAGTAAGTTATTGTGTTCTGCTTGATAGCTTTCTCTAATGCTTCAAGCTGATAGCTGTTGCATAAACAAACAAATGCAGAAAACATCGCAACTTCTTACATTAGCTTTTGACATAGTagataaaaaaatgaagtaaCTTTATCCCATATCATCAGCTAAGCTAtggaaagaaaaatgagaaggaACCTCAACCACCTTCTGGCAAAAGGGAGTGGATCAACAGGGTGTAGTTGAGAAATATCCTCCTCCATGTCAACTGGCTCCATGGCTCACAAAGTTATATTACTTCTCTGCCTGTAAAAGTAAACACGTTACCATAACAAAGAATCCCAACCATTCTGGGTTACACATGACATTCTTTAACGTTCTActgttttttttagattttagctGACATAAATATAAAATCAGAGAAACCCTTTCTCCCAACTCACCGCCAAGAACCCAAAAACATATCATCAAGAAAATCCAACTTATATGTCTCTGGTAAAGGAGTATTACTGAAAAATGGCTATGAGGAAGTGAAGGTGTAAAATGTTGGATGATCTCTTTGTTCTTGCTCTGGTAATGATACTTTTCTGAGACAGAAGAGAGAGAAGAGAATGCctgaattatataataataataataatgtgaaGTGACGATTGAAATTTTCCTTGTTTTTGTTTGGGGGGACCGGGGGGAATTTTTCTTctcttataataataattttaaaattattttttgaaaaagaaattgaggttACTTAATGTTGAAGTACCTAATTAAacgtttgtttttaatttataagataatattattttaaccttaaacaaatgtatttttattgattattaaTATCCAATTATAAACCAATATCCAATTAGAATCGTAAGATTAATTAtgtgataattaatttaaaataatatgtgTAATTTAATATCAATACAAAGTTAAATTATATTCTTTATTCAGTTAATACAATTGTTTGTTTAATGtggtgataaaataaaataaaaaaggtattttacaaaaaatagttatttttgtttgcaTTAGgctatattttagtcacttatatttgaattgttacgttttagtcacttatgttattattttattacaaagtgatcactctaccgttaagttccgttatctctctaaAGGTAATCTTACGTgacagtccaactagattttaggtgtcaacttgaatttctaaatgggataaaaatagatttttaattaaaaattttaattaattaaaatttttaaacctaaaccttaactaaaaaaattgttcatcctctctttttaatttttctttcgtctcttcttttgttcaatgttttttttttcatttgactgaaaaaactattattaagatcaaaatagttgaaatcaaattAACTACTTCATAAAGATAGATTCAATTAAGGGTTCATGTATAATTATTTGTTAATCTAAATAGttaatagtataattattttgattagaTTATTATCgtgatttttttaaagtaatttaccgttctaataaaaaatattttggcaTTATGAGTTAgaataagtgttttttttttcaatccacGTTAGTTACCAAAATCATTAGAGGTGCTATTTATTGAAATTAACTaatgaaaccatttttttttcttttttagtcattATAAGATAATAGTAAGATTGTAATTTTGCTCCATCTATTACGATCACATTTAAgaattaatctttatattttaattagataTAATTTTGTAATCTAATTTTACAATGGTATTAGTTAATCCAAATAGTTAGCAGCCTTAACTATTTCAGCATGATAAATTAGAAAGGATAATATTTTAAGAATCGCTTAAAATCTTTTTGGCTTAAGAGTGTAAAAAGCCatcaaacttttttaaaaaaataattaagtccctctcctttttttttgcactcaattgagtaattgaactttcaaaatgcatcaaaaaggcctccaaacttctttaaaaaaaagaaattaagccATTGCCTCTTTTTTtccactcaattgggtacttgagctttcaaaatgcatcaaaaagaccctcaaaaatttttaaaaaagcaattaagctcctgctcttattaaaaattgttttttttataaaaatcgtaaaaaaactataaaacgcATCAAAAAGTCTCTTTAACAATTAACTTTAATTGTTGATTGTTAAAGTTAACAacccctaatttttttcaattaaagttatCACGTGTCGCAACACAACATGACATAtggcgaaaaatgataaaaaaataaaaatcaataaaagttatagaaaatttataaaatatttcttttggtacgataatttttataaattttttaatgaaatttatttctttacattttgtatagtTTTCTttatgactttataaaattttataattttttttatatttctatatattttataatattttatgatttttatatttttctaatttttaataaatttttaatattttaaattttattaagtttaataatatttatagctttaatttattttaattttttataatttttttttctagtttttaataaaaaggtaattaccatataaatcaaaaaaataaaaataattatcactggaaaattttcacataattcatggttaaaaaggaaaggtaaatATCATCCCATGTGCTTGCCAATAGGTGGGTCAATATTAGAAACATATGAAAAGATTAGAAAGGGTAAGGAGATTTAATTAACACTCATATATACTCTTTTTGACACAAATCTCAAAACTGCAAATAGCTCTTCTCaatctataaataggaggataatgcatttTAATGCAGTTGAACTTACGTCCTCCTACACTGACAACAATAACTATGTCAATTAAGCTAAAACTCAATCAGCAACATTTGATCTTTTAAAAATAGTTGAATTGACCATTaacctttttaaaaatttgaattgctattttctaataaaaatgttggctaaaacattaaattttaaacatgacaAATCCCATGGCAATTCAGAtgtattttatgatatatttttatttttataattttgaattaattttttacatGGTGTATAAGACAAAATGTGTCATATCTTTACAAAAAATGATgttttaatcaacattttaattagaaaatgataatttaattctttttaaaaggttaataatcaaatttaggattaaaaaaataatggtcaaatttaataaaaatgtaaacattaaGAACTAAAATTATCATTATACGTTTAATTGTTTCCTTTCATTCTCCTATGCAACTATATAATTACATTGCAATTTACAAAACTATTACATctaaaataaaaagaagtaaAATTGTGGTTGAGCTGAAAGatagcataaataaaaaatttgttgcTCATGAGCCTAAAACTCTCCCTATTATAGATAAGCAACTTCGTACACATCACTTCTCTAGTTGCTGCCTCTGCCACCATATTAATCTTTTCACTTCTCAATTACAACAGCAAATACAATTATGAGTAAACAAGATTACTGAAAAGTGAACTATTAGTAGATGAAATCCTTGGATGGCAGGGGTGAAGCCAAAAAATTCTTTTAGGggaagaaattaaattttaaattttttgatagtaaaaatgtaatttcacgattttaatagtttatatttttataatatttaaaagattaaattaaatttgtatcATTTTAAGGGGGCCCAAAGTGTAATTTcacatttacttatttaaaattttaaaaaaatttaaaatcttaaatagaaaatttttcattttaggaagACCAGACCTTGTGAACCCCCTAGCTACGCCATTGCTTCGGTGAATGCAATACAAAAAGCTTTTTCCATATTTGaacctaaaaaaaaaacttttgctataaatattacacagagaattaagggtctgtttgatt from Gossypium hirsutum isolate 1008001.06 chromosome A04, Gossypium_hirsutum_v2.1, whole genome shotgun sequence includes:
- the LOC107948747 gene encoding endoribonuclease Dicer homolog 2; this encodes MEPVDMEEDISQLHPVDPLPFARSYQLEALEKAIKQNTITYLETGSGKTMIAIMLLRSYAYLIRKPSPFFAVFLVPQVVLVKQQADAVEMHTDLNVGKYWGDMQVDFWDGEKWKQEIDKYEVLVMTPQILLDGLRHSFFKINMIKVLIIDECHHARGKHPYASIMREFYHRPLEAGASNLPRIFGMTASPINSKGANSADSYWQKIHELETIMNSKVYTCVSASVLAQFVPFATPKFKFYQHMAIPNVLYAHLVEELAVLKVKHECSLDNLDLEASAAGSTRKKLSKIHSALIHCLHELGVWLALKAAECFSCYESELLMWGKLDVFGEKIIRSYSVDAFRAIETCMPSGLDWTIANDVKGSVAAGFLTTKVLCLIESLFEYRVLKDIRCIIFVERVITAVVLQSLFRELLPRYSNWKTKYIAGNNSGLQNQTRKKQNEIVEEFRKGMVNIIVATSILEEGLDVQSCNLIIRFDPSPTICSFIQSQGRARMQNSDYLLMLKSGDFSTHSRLKNYLTSGDVMRKESLCHASYPCSPLSEGLDDEEFYHVVSTGASMTLSSSVGLMYFYCSRLPADGYFKPIPRCVIDKQMGLCNLLLPKSCPIQTVCVQGDIKNIKKKACFEACKKLHQIGALTDNLVPDIVFEEHDVEEIEKEPYNDDQPIFFPTELVNKGSLDSMTKYYCYLMELKQNFDYEVPVHNIMLLVRNQFDMDEKSVNIELEVDRGTLTVSMKYIGLIRLNSDQVILCRRFQLAVFQVLMDRKAEKLAEVLCDHTLGNNSEIDYLLLPSNYVGQSPLIDWLSVTSVTFSYEKACKNHVNCNAGMIQIKSGLVCTCMIQNSLVSTPHNGHAYIISGLLTNINANSLLRLSDGRLMTYKEYYEQRHGINLCYSQVSFLAGQHIFPVQNHIQRCRKQKEKESSNALVELPPELCCVVMSPISISTFYSFTFLPSIMHRLESLLLATSLKKMHLDHCVQNVAIPTMKVLEAITTKKCLENFHLESLETLGDSFLKYAVCQQLFKKYPNHHEGLLSIRKEKIISNTALSMLGCDKKLPGFIRDEPFDPKDWMIPGYNCGSYSLNEETLCKAKKIYVRGRRKLKFKKVADAVEALIGAYLSTGGEAAGLLFLDWLGISIDFTNIPYERHFKVRAEKFVNVRHFESLLHYSFQDPSLLVEALTHGSYMLAEIPGCYQRLEFLGDSVLDYLITLHLYNKYPGITPKLLTDLRSASVNNNCYALSAVKAGFHKHILQSSQKLYKDIKETVESFQELSLEYTFGWESEKSFPQVLADVMESLAGAIFVDSGYNKEIVFQSIRPLLEPMITLETMTVQPVKELYELCQKEHYDLRKPIVSHEDGISSITIEVEANGKVFKHTSTACDKEMAKKLASKEVLKSLKGANFS